Genomic DNA from Cucumis melo cultivar AY chromosome 10, USDA_Cmelo_AY_1.0, whole genome shotgun sequence:
TTGATTCAAAAGCAAGCAAATTCATCTTTGAAAAAGATGTCAAGAATCTTATCTCAAAGCAAATCTTTGCAAGATGGCAAGCAACCTTATCTTgctttaatttcaaaattgagCCTATAAAAGGCAGTGAGAATTCACTTGCTAATTACCTCTCAAGAGAACATCTCTTGAAGACCATTTCCTCAGCCTTGAATTCTCTTTCAGATGCAACCGCCTCCTGGCCGGCAACGGCCACCGCcgcaaaacaaacaaaataatcCACAGAGACCTCCTCAAACAGTAGCTCCTCCTCAGGAACTACACCTTCTAGGGAAAAACCCTCAGCTCAATCATCTGCACCGTCACCTATGAGTGCAGAAAATTACGCCATGGATTTACAATTTGAACAAGTATCCAGGCGACGTCAAGGTTCTGCTCAAAGAACATTAACTATTCAATCAGACTCTTCAAGTCTTCCCCCAATTCCTTCAACAGCATTGTTGCATCCCTCTGAGCCAACAACTCCAAATAAGCGTGCCGCTTCCCCGGCCGCTTCTTCCTCAAGGTCTGCAATTCTGAGGAATCCTTCCTCGTACTCTCAGATAGGTAGGCCAAAGGTATTCCAGCCTAGACCTCTAATTAATGGTTATTTCACCAAAACCATGATGGTTGATTTAACCATAGAACCAGAATTCGATGGACCCTCCGTCCACGAAGTCTGTACTCAAATATTTCCTCACGAGTTTAACTTCTTACCTGAGGATCTTTTAAAAACCAAGACCTTCTACGAGTACATTTTAGTTGACTCAAAATCAGCTGAAATTACCCACGTCCCAGACAAAAATGATCCCTCTAAGATCATTTACTCAAAGTTGAGGATTTTTCGTGTTCTCACTCCATCTTACTGGAAACAGGGGTTGTTTGTGTGAAGAAAATTCTCTCACCCTTTCAAACCACCATCATACAATTATCGTGACTACACAAAAGCATGGTATATTGTATTTTGGCTCCAAGCATATAACCATTCCTGGTTTGTGACATTTTGCAAACAAGCTTACAAAATGCACTTCCCAAATTGGTTTCAAAACTGGTGGATGTATTTTGGACTCTCCGAAGAAATATTTCCGGTAGAAGTTCAACGTTCATACCACCTTTTTCAACAAAGTATCTATTCGTCACCTCTTTCAAAGACGTTTAGATTTGCTTTGTATTTCCAAATTCCCTGGATCTTTTGCTGGAATTTCCAGCTAGGACCTTCGGGAAACTTCAAAGCCCTAAGTAAATCCCTCAGAATCAAATGGTGGGAAAAATTCAACTACTCCCATCTCGAAGTCAACAAAATCAACGATTGGTTTAAAGCCAACATTCACCTCCAAGATATGACTAGGCAAGAGGACGAAGCCTTTCTCCTCACCAAAAACGCAGTCATGTCAACCCTTGCCGGAGCAAGCATTCAACAGGAATTCAATTCTGTTGTCAATAACGTTGTTGTAAACCTTTCAGACGATAACGACGATTTACTAGAGGACGCTTCCCCAGCCTCCGTTAATGATGTCGATGATCTTGACTATGACCCATACGAAGGCCTCGACATCAACGACCCATTTTTGGACACACAACCATATTAGTCCAAAATGTGGTATTTCAAGTGTATTTCAAGTGTTTATGTATAATATTGtaaatttatgtaaattaatttgtttaaattttatcgCATTTATTTAGATGAGGTCTTTGTATTCCGACCTTATCCTTGCTTTAACAATCTTCAAAAcattattttcaagtatttatGCTCAATGCTTTAGCTTTAAACATAGAAATCATTGAAAACATAGTACCAAATTTTAGAATGTTTCATAAGATTTCTCAACAGATCATAAATACCATAAGCTATTGCTTACCAATTTCTAACTATACATCTATATCTATAACATAACATAGGCTAGGTTGTACAAAATTTGAAGCATGGTCAacagtttcaaatttaaaaccttttttccatcgtttaaaatgatctaattgatcgtgttgacatgatctaaacaatcactTATCATAgctaacacgatcgtttagcatagTCAACATTATTGTTTaacatggtcaacatgatcgttaACTTTAAGGgaccgtttgggggaagggttgggttatggggggttagggttatgataaacctagtgttaagataaacctaggattataataagatgtgtttgggggaagggttatggaggaagtgttatgataagatgtgtttgggggaagggttatgaaggaagtgttatgataatgttgtgaagaatgattgaggaaaagttgaagaagggttaagaagtgttgaagaagggtttgaggaagggttaaggaGTTAAAAACTAGGGTTatataacccttcccccaaacgggggttggattacataaccctaaccccccataatctaacccttcccccaaacgtcCCCTAAGGTTTTCAACAATCATTTACAATGGACAACACGATCGCTTATCATAATCAACGTGATCGTTTTTCAtcatcaacacgatcatttgcCATGGtcaacaagatcgtttaaatattacgttgttatatttaaaaaaaaaacatttaaaatttatattaaaaattcaaaaattgaTTGGAGGGGCACATGCTTGTTGTAGCCTAAACATTCACTACATTGTTTGAATTATTATTTAGTGCAAATGGTGGTACAACCAATAAATCCATAGGCAGAGTTTCAACATCAATAACAACGTCAGTCACACATCGCAAGTATCAGATGACACTCGGGCAGAAGTAGCAATAATGTTATCACATGCATGGATAAATAGTTCAGTTGCCAAAAAGATGAATTATGGATTGAAGATGACAGGGAGATATTAGTCGTTCTGAGATTGCTTTGAACCATTTGGTGAGACATACAAAATATAATTGGAGTTTGGGATAATTTGAGTTGGAAGGATAAGGTGGAATATCCAAAGGATAACTATTGGACGTGGATAATTAGAATTAAAGTTATGAGGTGAAAAATTCAAAGTATAGTTTGAATTACGAGTCGTTGTTATATGTCAAAAGATGTTTGTAGGTGTAATGTCCTTATtgagaaaatttgaaattttccaCTGGCTTTTTCTGAAAAAGAAAGGTTTCTTCTTTGAACTTTTACCTGCCTTGAAATGTAAAATCTTCCTTTTGGAAGAAACACATTTATATCGTTTGCATTATTGGTTGTTGTAACCAAGTAAAGGAAAAGCAGTGGAAAAGTTTGTTGTCATTACATGAACGTaaacaattaaaagaaaaggtCATGTAATATATTTTAACTGACATGCTATTTGTATTATCTATTACCAAACTCGTGATTAGAAATTGGATTTATCAACTCGACTCTAATAACAGTACattgtaaaataataataattttaataataataaataaagcaCCCAACACTTTTCTTCTTTCCCATTTTTgctttctctttccttttcctatAGACAATGGTCATCTTAACATTTGAATAATTTATAAAGACCAAAATCAAGTATTACCCAAATGTTAAGGACTTAATTGTTCAACTTTTAAACGTGGGGGACCATAACATAAGTTCTAAACTTCATGAAACAGAaatttaatttacttaaaaGAATTATGCTAGGTTTTTAAAGGAATAAATCCATAATCTGTGATtcaacatgtttttttttttttttttttttttatgtataattttgaaatacatgacatttcttaagtttttgactcaattgatgatttaagatggtatcaGAGTAGGTAGTCTAGGAAAATCTTGTGTTCAAGCCGCTACATatatttcaagcccacaagtgagAAAGATGTTAGATGATATGATAATAGAGATGGAGAATTCAAATTACAAATTGTTTAATCAAAGGATGTTGGAAAAAACCGTACGTTTCACATTACACTAAAAGAAATCTAGCCTTTAATGTctgttggaaaaaatgaaaacaaaactttaatgtcgctttttaaAAGACGGATGTTTAAcatcggttttaaactgacattaaagagggaGCTTTAATAttggtttaaaatcgacattaaacatcTGCATTTTCAAAAGCGACATTAAAACCatggttaattttttttaattttgtaaaaaattaaGTATTTCTCTCTTACCTTACGCTTCTCATGCCACacaatttctttctctctttgtcgatttcttcttctcttctcaatctcatctCACACTCTTCCCTCTCTTTTACAAACAACTACCACCACCACTACCATTGTCGTCCTTCGTGTCCAGTTCATGCCCAGTCTTCGTCAAATAGTCCTTTAGGCTAGTTTTTTTTACCGCCGTTGTGCTTGCCACACCATCAAGCAAGTTTTTTCCTTCAGCCACTGTGTCTGTGCCCAGCCCTCGCGTTGCACATCCGCGTCTCTCTCGCAAGATCATATCTGGTTTGCTCGTGGCCAGATGTATTACAGAAGCGTTGCGCATTGAATGCCTTGAATCAGACGCAAACCCTTTTCCATCTAAAAAGCCTTGAAACCACGTAGTGCATTCAATAATCAGGCTCACTCGGGTAGGGGATCTGAATTCGTACCTTAAGGATGTTGCTGCTACCATTGAAGAAGGTCTTGTTCTTCTTGTAGCTGTAGTCCGAGATGTtcaatttcttttcattcttcttGTTAATTCTTCTTGTATTTGTCGTTCGAGAGGTTCAATAGGTATTTATAATTTGATCTAGTTTTTCTTCTAGAAATCTTATAGAGATATGGATGGTGGTCGAGTTACATTTTGGGTTTTGATATTCTTCTTTTGGATTTGGTTATATTCTAGAAATCTCATTTGTACCTTTAGCTTGTTACCTTTATTCATTATGGATATCTCACCCTTTTAAATCACTGGATTCtcatttcaaaattcaaacattaaaaaatatatagtatttTGAGTTTGAAAATGTATGTGATAGTATTTGTAATTATATAGAAGATTAGGATTTTTTAGGGAAGAAAAGGATGCAGCGGATGAAATGCAACTCAATATTAAAGATGAGTCCGATGAGTTCAGATCACCAACCAAGGAGGTTGCATTTATATGTAGTCTCACCGTGTTTAGTTTGTATGATTTTGATGTGATTGGTTTATggtattttattttctttaaaatgtgTTCGTCATTATTATGTTTTACCAGGGTTAGTAAATGGTcccatttattttattttaacaagTCTACTTTAGTTAATTCAgtattaattatttgaaattagTTAAGGAATTGGttcagatttttttttcaaggatGGTCCCAAAAGTGGTTAGGATTTATGCCTTGTATATTGGTAAATTCTTAAGTGAGAAAGTGTGTGGTTGTGAAGCCAGCATATAAACCTTTGATGGTAAGTTTTTCTTGGTGACTTTCcatagaaaataataagaaaaattgaTAGAAGAAATCTTCAAGTGGTTCGGGCTTGAGTTGAATATATCATCGTTATTGCAAAAATTAAGGGGGAGATATTTTGACCTTCCTACttgttatgattattatgttaTTACATAGTTAGTTCTGATGAATCAGTTTTAGAACAGCACGTTGAAAATTGTATAGTGTTGTTCCTTCAGTCATAACCATGTATTCAACATTTATTGTATTTACAATATATGCAATCTTCTATCATAGGCAAATAGCCCCCTAGACGTAGATGCGTATTGAttgaactgggttaacaaatgttgatgtgTTGTTTGTTTCCTCTTATGTTACTCTAGTTTCattgacataattagagtatttttaggaaatattattcttcaaaatattattcttatctATTCTTTCCTTTTGTGTCTAATATGGTTATATATAGGACTGTAATCTTTGATTATTATAAACAAATTATCAATATTCTATACAAACTAACATGGTTTTAAAGCTTTAGGTTTCGATCTCTACCTCCATTTTCCGATCTGCCTTCGTCAATGACGACTAGCGATAGACGGAGGCAGACCTAAGTGTAAATCTACCACAACCATCTCTTTTTTTccacttgaaaaaaaaaacatgtggTTTGTAACCCAAATTACTACTCCTCAAAACCTTTGTCTGCAACCCCCGGTCCTTGTTCGAAAACCATGTCTCTCGCAACCCAAAAATCCATGCCCTCCACTTGTAACCCACAATCCACCCTCCACATCTGCCGCCTGTTCCTTTGCAACCCACGTCCGTCACACAAAGCTTCATTCATCAGCCGTTGCCGCTCCCTCCAATCTTAGATCTATCTACCGCCCAACCCTCTTCTGTCCTCTACCTAACCCACAAGATCTCTACTGAAACCCTCTTCCATCCACCGGCGAACTCTCTCTGTTCTAGATCCGACCAAACCCCATACCCTATTTTCCAGATCTTCGTCTGCCTCCATCTTCATCACTCCAGTCAACGCCCTCTGCTCCAATGAAAATTTGCACGAAGCTAAGATCCGACGACGTTCCTTTCTTCTAATCTTCTGTCCCCAATCTTCCACTACCGATGATATTACCTTGCTCGGGTCTGGTGCTCAGGTTCCTTGCTCAATTCTACTTTATTCTGCTCTGATAACGAAGTCATATGTCCGCTTTCTTCAATTCGGCTTGGCCCCACATCTGTGAAACCCGTCTTCTTCGTTCGCAAAGCTCATCGCATCGCCCGTCTCGTCCGTTGCAAAACCTTTCTCTTTCGCTAGCCGCCCCCGCCAAACTTAGCCACTTAACATTTTTTATGTTCAATTTAGTCAGTTCATTGTTTTTGTTTGGTAAAAAAAGAATAGGCATTTGGTCTATTTTCAAATCAGTAGTTATTGGATTCCATTATAGATCTCTTTATGAGGATCTCTCCTACCCTGAAGTTCTTGTTTCATTCTTCGTAGGTTCTATTATAGATCTCTATATGAGGATCTATCTCTATCCCAGAAGTTCTTTGTTTTGTTCTTCATGGAATCTGTCTCTAGCCTAGAAGTTCTTTGTGTTTTTATTCTTCctggattttttattttatcctagGTTTACTGTTTTGGTTAAGAAATTTTCTCAGCAAACTCAAGTTTGTGATAACCTTGAGTTTGAAGGAGGGAATTGACATAATTATCGTATTTTTAGGAAATATTATTCttggaaatattattcttaCATATTCTTTCCTTTTGTGTCTTTTAATATGGTTATATATAGGGTTGTAATATTTGATTATTAACAATGAATTATCAATGAAATATCAATATTCTATGCAAACTAACAGTGCACAACTATGGTTACAACTATTATATATAACTAAGAACCGTTTATTtctcaattggtatcagagcgggttaACAATCGATCATTATAGACGACATTCATGAAGGAAACTCAACTATTAGGCCACCTCTTCTAGACGGAGGAAACTATGGAAATTGGAAAGCCTACATGGCTACGTTTCTTATGTATTTGGACATGAAATGCTGAAGAGCTATTATTGCAGGATGGGAGCATCCCACCGAAAAGGATGCAGCTGGAAAAGTAACCTAAAAATCTAAATTGAAGTGGACAAGCGAGGAAGATAATGCAACTATCGAAAATTCACGTGCATTAAATGCTTTGttcaatgttgttgatcaaaatatattcaaattaatCAACACCTGCAAATCTACCAAAGAAGCTTGGTATATCCTGAAGGTGGCATATGAAGAAACCTCAAAAGTAAAAATGTCACATTTACAGATTTTGACCTATCGTTTCGAACCTCTTAAAGTGACAGAAGATGAGACAATTGTTGAATTCAATGTTCGAGTACTTGATATTGCCAATGAATCAGATGCGTAACGGGAAAAGATGTTTGACacaaaatttgttcaaaaagtCCTGAGGTCTCTTTCACCCAAGTTCAACATGAAATTACTGCGATTGAAGAGGCAAATGACGTGTCAAAGATGAAATTGGATAAGCTATTTGGATCGTTACAAACACTTGAACTGCACTTTGGAGAAGGTAGGAGTAAAAGGAAAACTGGCATTGCTCTAACCTCTATGAAGGAAGAAGTGATAGAAGAGTCCAAGGTATCTGGTAATGAAGAATCCTTGGCTAAATCTATTGTGTTACTAACAAAACAGGTAGCCAAAATTAAGAGTCAGTTCCATAACCATGTGGGTGGTCAAAGGAGCAGTCGCGACTCCAGTTCGACACGTCACCCTAAAAGATCTAGTTCATTCTCCTCATTCAGACTGTATAGAAGAAAAGATCACGAACGGGACGAGAAGGACTACGGGTGttcaaagtttgaaaaaaatagtaaaGGGATTAGATGTCATGAGTTTGAGGGGTTTGTACACATTCAAACCGAATGCTCAACCTATCTCAAACGTAAGAAGAAAAGCCTAGTAGTGACGCTTTCAGATGACGATGACTATTCAGAAAGTGATGAAGAAGAAGTTAGAAGAGCGTTAATTAGTATCTCCACAACAAAAGAAGGTGCAATGGAAAATGTGAACGACCATCAGCAAAGATCAATTTCAAACGAACCTCTCTCCGAAAGCACACTGAAAAGAAAATGGGAGAAAGATCGAGTTACAATTGCACATCAGCAAGATAGGATACAGTACCTTATGAAAGAGAACCAAAGTTTTCTATTGCCAATAACCACATTTAAAGCTGAATTAAAAGAAGCAAGAAATCAGTTTGATGAGCTCTTAAAATCTATAAAAATGCTGACAAATGGAACTCATAAATTAGATGAATTGCTCGACCAAGGAAAAAAATGCAATGACAAAAGAGGATTGGGTTTTTCAGAAAGGAGGTCTGACagaaatgaaaacaaaactGTTGTTTGTTGGTGAGTCAAACAGTTATGACAACCAGGGAAACACTGTGAAACGAAATAGGATAGTAGGTATCCTCCCTCTAGTTAAGTCTACGAATAGACGAAAAAATGGATTTACTACTTCAGTGGAAAGATTGGTCTTATACGGCCATATTGTTATCATCTGTAAGATCTACTATATCAAAGATAAGTCGGTAATCACAACAAACATATAAACATGCGTAGGACAAAATGGAGACCTAAAGTCACTATGGAAAGTTGCAAGGTCGCCCTTACTTATGTTCACAATCCTAACTCTACTGATTTGTATTTTGATAGTAGGTGTTCCAGGCACATGACATGAAATGCATCATTCTTCTTGGATCTTAGTGACTGCAACGTAGGATCCATTATGTTTGGTGATAAAGGAAAAGGAATAATTATTGGAAAAGGAACTATAGACCACTCAATGTTACCTTACTTGTTTAATGTTTGATTGGTATAGGGACTGTCAACTAATTTGATCAACATCAATCAATTATGTGATCAAGGGTACTTTGTCAGTTTCAACAAAGACAGATGCAATGTAGTAGATAGTCAAAACAAGGTTATTCTCAGTGGAACAAGGTTTTCTGATAACTGTTATCACTGGAACTCTGAAGTGAATATATGTAATCTATAAAAAACTGAGGAAGCAAATTTGTGGCACAAGAGACTGGGCCACATCAGTGGATCATCTATCACCAAAGCTAATAATGCAGATGTCGTTCTAGGGCTTCCTACCTTGATGTTTGATGTGCAAGAATGTTGCTCTGACTGTCCTGCTAGAAAACAAATCAAGTTTTCACATAAATCTATGACTCACTCTACCACTACACGCACTTTAGAGCTTCTTCAGATAGATTTAATGGGATCGATGCAAGCTAAAAGCCTCAGGGGTAAGAGATATGCAATGGTTTGTAtagattatttttttcattacaCTTGGATAAAGTTTATTCGTGATAAAACTGAAACTTTCAAAGTTTGTCGTGCCTTGTGTTTACAACTCCAAAGAGAAAAGAATATTGGTATCATACATATACAAAGTGATCATGGTAGAGAgttcaaaaatataaatttcaCCAATTTTTATGAGGAAGGAATCTTTCATGAGTTCTCAACTGCATTGACTCCTCCGCAAAAATGGTGTGGTTGAACAAAGAAATCGAATGCTACAGGAAATGGCTCGTGCAATGATTCATGCTAAAGCTTTATCGATTCACTTCTGGGCAGAAGCTTTAATCACTGCATGTCATATACACTATTGGCTCACTCTTCAACATGGGACAACATGCACTTCATATGAACTATGGAAAGGGAGGAAGCCAAATGTTAAGTACTTCCACATTTTTGTCAACACTTGTTTTATCTCAAGTCATAGGGATCAACTTCGCAAGTGGGATTCAAAGTTCGACAGAAGAATCTTTCTGGGTTACTCAACCAACAGCCAAGCCTACAGAGTGTACAATCAATGTACTAAGACAGCAATGGAATCCATTAATGTTATTGTGGATGATCATAGCAAAATGTCCAATAGTAgttttgatgaagaagatggacTTTTCTGGGTTAGGAAATCCCAAAATACCAAACCTTCTGTTTTAGCATATTCCTCTTTAATTGAAGATAGCTCGTCTTATCGACCTAGTGAAGATAGTGTAACTATTCCAACAGTTATCACCTTAGCTGATCATCTTGAAATCAGCTCTAGTGAATGTTCAATATTTGACTACCAACAGACAACAGAGCACTCTTCTCAAAATGATAATACTGATGTAACTAACTCTACTGAGTCCTCCATGCAAAAATTGGTACCCTCCACTCACATAGCTAAGAATCATCCTTCTAATGCCATTATTGGGGATGTTTGAAGTGGTATTATCGCGcgaaagaaggaaagaagagATTATGCAAAAATGGTTGCAAATATGTGTTATACCTCCACCATGGAACCCACTACTGTCACTACTGCTCTCACTGATGAACACTGGATCTTGATAATGTAGGAAGAACTTCTGTAATTTGAGAGAAATCAAGTCTGGGATCTTGTTTCCAAACCACCTTATGCAAATATCATCGCAACCAAATGGATCTTCAAGAATAAAAGTAATGAACAAGGAAGAATGGTTAGCAACAAAGCTCGATTAGTTGCTCAGGGATATTCTCAAATTGAAGGTCTTAACTTTGGCGAGACATTTGCTCTAGTTGCTAGACTTGAAGCCATACGACTACTGTTGAGCTTTGCATGTTTTAGAAGATTCAAACTCTTTCAGATGGACGTGAAAAGTTCTTTTCTAAATggatatttgtttgaaaaagtTTATGTCACATAACCCAAAGGCTTTATTAATCGAGCATCTTGACCGTGTTTATAAATTACGAAAGACACTGTATGATCTTAAATAAGCACCCAGAGCGTGGTATGTGAGGCTCTCTACATATCTATTACAGCAAAGGTACAATAGAGGTGGTGTAGATCAAGCCATGTTTATTTATTGCCAAGGCTCTTAGTTTCTAATTGTCCAGATCGATGTCGATGACCTTATATTCGATGGTCCATCCTCAACATGTGTTGAGAATTTTTTCAATCAAATGAAGGCAAAATTTGAAATGAGTATGGTTACTGAACTTGCCTTCTTTCTAGAATTTCAAATTCGTTAAGGGGCGATAGGTATTTTCTTTTCTCAGAAGACATATGCTAGAAATCTGATCTCCAAATTTGGCATGGACAAGGTCAAAGCCAAATGCACACCAACAACTGCTCACCTTAAAATGACAAAGGATACCACTGGTGAAAAAGTTGATCCAAGTTTGTATCGAAGCATCATCAGTAGTCTAATCTATTTAACTATTAGCAGGCCAGATATTGCATTTGCTGTAGAAGTCTGTGCTCATTATCAGGCAGACCCTTTAACATTTTATCCTCAGAGTGCTAAGCACATCTTGAAATATATAACAGGAACGAATTATTATGGCCTTTTGTATACTTTTGATACAACTGTTGTTCTTGTAGGCTACTGTGATGCAGATTGGGTAGGGTGCTCGGATGATTGTAAGAGTATTTCTGGAGTTGTTTTTTCTTGGCAACAACTTAGTCGTCTGGTTCAACAAGAAATAGAACAATGTGTCTTTATCAACTTCAGAAGCTGAGTATATTTCTGGCAGTAGTAGTTGCTCGCAACTTCTCTAGATGAAACAAATGTTGAAAGAATATGGTATAGCTCAATCCTCCATTGTTCTCTATTGTGACAATATGAGTGACATAAACATCTCTAAAAATCCAATCTAACACAGTTATACCAAGCACATTGATATTCGTTACCATTTTATCTTCGACCTAGTTGAAGATAAGATCAATTGTTTGGAACATGTTCGAAGTTCTCTACAGCTACCAAATATATTTACCAAACCGTTAGATGCATCGGCCTTTGAAGGTTTAAGGGTTAGAATTGGTGTTTGTTAATGTCCAGAATAGCAATTAATGGGTTGGGGGTCTATTGATTCAAAAGAACCGTTTTATGTTATTATGCCCAATAGTTGTAATCCAAGCCCAATTTGGTTACTTCCCACTCAAGTCACAAATTTAAATCTTGTTGGATTTTGTGCCATCAGCCGTAAAACTCTTTGTATCCTGCGATCATCTCTGGTTAGTTGGAATCTCTTTCTTTTGCTTTATCTTTCATTCCTGCACATGTATAA
This window encodes:
- the LOC127151187 gene encoding uncharacterized mitochondrial protein AtMg00240-like, producing the protein MDKVKAKCTPTTAHLKMTKDTTGEKVDPSLYRSIISSLIYLTISRPDIAFAVEVCAHYQADPLTFYPQSAKHILKYITGTNYYGLLYTFDTTVVLVGYCDADWVGCSDDCKSISGVVFSWQQLSRLVQQEIEQCVFINFRS